The Agrobacterium vitis genome has a segment encoding these proteins:
- a CDS encoding diacylglycerol kinase, translating to MSLEDDKPAPFEKKTGFAHLFAATRYSMQGARRLWREAAFRHEVLAFGAGLLLLALRGAAPVYYLGFLLLMLVLFAVEALNTAIEDVIDRISPEFSIVARNAKDLGSFAVFCLLVANGLYIGWVMLFAG from the coding sequence ATGAGTTTAGAAGACGATAAACCCGCACCCTTTGAGAAAAAGACCGGGTTTGCCCATCTTTTTGCTGCCACTCGCTATTCCATGCAGGGCGCGCGCCGCTTGTGGCGCGAGGCCGCGTTTCGCCATGAAGTGCTGGCGTTCGGAGCTGGCCTGCTGCTCCTCGCGCTGAGGGGCGCAGCACCCGTCTATTATCTCGGCTTTTTGTTGTTGATGCTGGTGCTTTTTGCCGTCGAGGCTCTAAATACCGCAATCGAAGACGTGATCGACCGGATTTCACCGGAATTTTCGATCGTCGCCCGCAATGCGAAGGATTTAGGATCGTTTGCAGTGTTCTGCCTGTTGGTTGCCAACGGGCTCTATATTGGCTGGGTAATGCTTTTCGCTGGCTGA
- a CDS encoding adenosylcobinamide-GDP ribazoletransferase, which produces MTLTAFVDDLARSLGFLSRLPIASRFFQNHSGEMSRTPRAFPLAGAVIAAPAGLLLALMLGLGASSLVAAFAAIGLQVLLTGALHEDGFADTADGLGGASREKALDIMKDSRVGTFGVLALVFGVGLRVAALASLVNSLSPINVALVMIGIAAVSRALMVWHWHALPSAKPDGVAASLGKPEDNTLYTALFLGLAVAVVTIAPVTSFHPLAVMLVASGAAAFASNRLVSQRLGGQTGDTIGATQQICEIVALVSIAMAL; this is translated from the coding sequence ATGACCCTGACTGCATTTGTCGATGATCTCGCCCGCTCGCTCGGCTTCCTCAGTCGTCTGCCGATAGCGTCGCGATTTTTCCAAAACCATTCCGGCGAAATGAGCCGCACGCCCCGCGCCTTTCCGCTGGCCGGTGCGGTCATTGCCGCCCCGGCGGGCTTGTTGCTCGCCTTAATGCTAGGCCTCGGCGCCAGCAGTCTGGTCGCCGCTTTTGCCGCAATTGGTTTGCAAGTCCTGCTGACCGGCGCGCTGCATGAGGACGGTTTTGCCGACACAGCCGATGGCCTCGGGGGTGCCAGCCGCGAAAAAGCACTGGACATCATGAAGGACAGCCGGGTCGGCACTTTTGGAGTTTTGGCCCTGGTGTTCGGCGTGGGTCTGCGGGTCGCGGCGCTGGCTTCGCTGGTCAACAGCCTCTCTCCCATCAATGTTGCGCTGGTGATGATCGGCATTGCCGCCGTCAGCCGGGCGCTGATGGTTTGGCATTGGCATGCCCTGCCCTCTGCAAAACCCGATGGTGTCGCCGCATCGCTTGGCAAGCCGGAGGATAACACCCTGTATACAGCCCTGTTCCTCGGCTTGGCCGTCGCGGTTGTCACCATCGCGCCGGTTACCTCTTTTCATCCGCTAGCGGTCATGCTTGTCGCAAGTGGCGCGGCGGCCTTCGCGTCCAATCGGCTGGTCTCGCAGAGGCTAGGCGGCCAGACTGGCGATACCATAGGCGCTACCCAACAGATTTGTGAGATCGTCGCCCTGGTCAGTATCGCCATGGCCTTGTAG
- the cobT gene encoding nicotinate-nucleotide--dimethylbenzimidazole phosphoribosyltransferase, producing the protein MSVTGLPFEDFRVLLRDLPGPDSQALVAARDRDRQLTKPPGSLGRLEEIAMWLAAWSGRAPAVNRPLVAIFAGNHGVARHGITPFPSSVTQQMVENFAAGGAAINQICVAHDLGLKIFDLALDYPTGDITVEPALSERDCAATMAFGMEAIAGGTDLLCLGEMGIGNTTIAAAINLALYGGSAEDWVGPGTGSQGEMLERKIAVVKQAVEFHRDHLSDPLEVMRRLGGREIAAMAGAILAARMERIPVLIDGYVATAAAALLKAANPSALDHCLIGHVSAEPGHLKAIDKLGKTPLLALGMRLGEGTGAALAAGIVKAAAACHAGMATFEQAGVTNAGTH; encoded by the coding sequence ATGAGTGTAACCGGCCTGCCGTTTGAGGATTTCCGAGTGCTGCTGCGCGATTTGCCAGGGCCTGACAGCCAGGCGCTTGTGGCCGCCCGCGACCGCGACCGTCAATTGACCAAGCCGCCGGGCTCGCTTGGCCGGTTGGAAGAAATCGCCATGTGGCTTGCCGCCTGGAGTGGCCGTGCGCCAGCGGTGAACCGTCCACTGGTGGCGATCTTTGCTGGCAATCACGGCGTGGCCCGGCATGGTATTACGCCGTTTCCGTCCTCCGTTACCCAGCAGATGGTGGAGAATTTTGCAGCCGGTGGGGCGGCGATCAACCAGATCTGCGTTGCCCATGATCTCGGATTGAAGATTTTCGATCTGGCGCTGGATTATCCGACTGGCGATATTACCGTCGAGCCGGCTCTGTCGGAGCGTGATTGTGCGGCCACCATGGCCTTCGGCATGGAAGCGATCGCCGGTGGCACGGATCTGCTGTGCCTAGGCGAAATGGGGATTGGCAATACGACCATTGCCGCAGCAATCAACCTGGCGCTTTACGGCGGTTCGGCCGAGGACTGGGTCGGGCCTGGCACCGGCTCGCAAGGCGAAATGCTGGAGCGCAAGATTGCTGTGGTCAAGCAGGCGGTTGAGTTTCACCGCGATCACCTTTCTGATCCGCTGGAAGTGATGCGCCGTCTGGGAGGACGCGAAATCGCCGCCATGGCAGGTGCCATTCTTGCAGCGCGAATGGAGCGTATTCCGGTGCTGATCGACGGCTATGTGGCGACGGCTGCCGCTGCCCTGCTGAAAGCTGCTAATCCCTCGGCGCTCGACCATTGCCTGATCGGCCATGTCTCAGCGGAGCCAGGGCATTTGAAGGCGATCGACAAGCTGGGCAAGACGCCGCTTCTGGCGCTTGGCATGCGGCTGGGTGAGGGGACGGGTGCCGCCCTTGCCGCTGGCATCGTCAAGGCGGCTGCGGCATGCCATGCGGGCATGGCGACCTTCGAACAGGCCGGCGTGACCAATGCTGGCACCCATTGA
- a CDS encoding DUF1289 domain-containing protein: MTNAQASSPCATSPCIGICTLNETSAFCLGCGRSLDDIANWSRYSERQRTEIMLSLRGSLPVEQD; the protein is encoded by the coding sequence ATGACAAACGCTCAAGCCTCTTCGCCCTGCGCCACCTCGCCTTGCATTGGCATCTGCACTCTGAACGAGACCAGTGCCTTCTGCCTTGGTTGCGGGCGCAGCCTGGACGATATCGCCAATTGGTCGCGCTATAGCGAGCGGCAACGGACAGAAATCATGCTGAGCTTGCGAGGGTCTCTGCCGGTAGAACAGGATTAG